One Candidatus Binatus sp. DNA window includes the following coding sequences:
- a CDS encoding ATP-binding cassette domain-containing protein translates to MTATIATNPAETEAIASVAAPPAIEAKSLGFHYGDREALSDVSFSIARGEIFGFLGPNGGGKTTLFKLLSTLVPIQSGAAKMLGHDLAGETIRVRRRIGVVFQHPSLDGKLTVAENLAHHGHLYGMTGKRLRDRSAAMLKRLGLTARARDLVETLSGGLQRRVELAKALLHEPELLLLDEPSTGLDPAARREFSNYLAHLREHDGVTVVLTTHYMEEAERCDRVGILHQGKLVAFAPPGNLKAEVGGDVVVIHARAPELLQRKILQRFRLKGQIVDATIRIERPRGQEFVHEVVDAFGDEIDSISFGKPTLEDVFVHLTGHQFFTDARNEGE, encoded by the coding sequence ATGACGGCAACCATCGCTACTAATCCAGCAGAGACCGAAGCGATCGCGTCGGTCGCGGCCCCGCCGGCGATCGAGGCGAAGTCGCTCGGCTTTCACTACGGCGATCGCGAGGCGCTGAGCGACGTGAGTTTTTCGATCGCGCGCGGCGAGATCTTCGGCTTCCTCGGGCCGAACGGCGGTGGCAAGACCACGCTGTTCAAACTGCTCTCGACGCTGGTACCGATCCAATCCGGCGCCGCGAAGATGCTCGGCCACGATCTCGCCGGCGAGACGATTCGCGTCCGGCGCCGCATCGGCGTCGTGTTTCAGCATCCAAGCCTCGACGGCAAGCTGACGGTGGCGGAGAACCTGGCGCATCACGGACATCTATATGGGATGACCGGCAAGCGGCTGCGCGACCGCAGTGCCGCGATGCTCAAGCGGCTCGGCCTCACGGCGCGCGCGCGCGATTTGGTCGAGACATTGTCGGGCGGCTTGCAGCGGCGCGTCGAGCTCGCGAAGGCATTGCTGCACGAGCCGGAACTGTTGCTGCTCGACGAGCCGAGCACGGGCCTCGATCCCGCCGCACGGCGCGAGTTCTCGAACTACCTGGCGCATCTGCGCGAGCACGACGGCGTCACGGTCGTGCTGACGACGCATTACATGGAAGAAGCCGAGCGATGCGACCGCGTCGGCATCCTGCATCAGGGCAAGCTGGTCGCGTTCGCGCCGCCGGGCAATCTCAAGGCGGAAGTCGGCGGCGACGTCGTGGTGATTCATGCTCGCGCGCCGGAATTGCTGCAGCGCAAGATCCTGCAACGCTTCCGGCTGAAGGGGCAGATCGTCGACGCCACGATTCGAATCGAGCGGCCGCGCGGCCAGGAGTTCGTGCATGAAGTCGTCGATGCGTTCGGCGATGAGATCGATTCGATTTCGTTTGGCAAGCCGACGCTCGAGGACGTCTTCGTTCATCTGACCGGGCATCAGTTTTTCACCGACGCGCGAAACGAGGGCGAATGA
- a CDS encoding PAS domain S-box protein — protein MSHQFKDPVSRERADDAVQARNSVISDQWVVRMIQSCSMLMILSAVFLLTRFYQEGRLGVPWLALCLLANLAMGFAALALTTSSRFVRNWQPLSLTMAMMVTAADATLGLVGGEPIPLFIILMLNMAVTGSLLPWSMAYQASFNLVCLAVWVAQLVKHPQGDKNEAFRMVGLLTAAALAQFSCYLRRRYYTEREESEGRLRESESAMRQIFDSNTDAITITDAATRRIAAVNAEFVRSIGYMAAETIGKTPLELVACNSDIGIGIDAMVGVAIGPLDGFGSAVVVTDVAHQLAGQVLNR, from the coding sequence ATGTCGCATCAATTCAAGGATCCAGTATCCCGCGAGCGCGCCGACGACGCCGTCCAGGCGCGCAACTCCGTGATATCCGATCAATGGGTCGTCAGGATGATCCAATCCTGTTCGATGCTCATGATCCTATCGGCGGTTTTTCTCCTCACCCGATTTTATCAGGAAGGTCGGCTGGGAGTTCCGTGGCTGGCGCTCTGCCTGCTTGCCAACCTCGCAATGGGATTCGCCGCGCTGGCGCTGACTACTTCAAGCCGGTTTGTTCGCAACTGGCAGCCGCTCTCATTGACTATGGCCATGATGGTCACCGCGGCCGACGCGACGCTCGGGTTAGTCGGCGGCGAACCGATTCCCCTATTCATCATATTGATGCTCAACATGGCGGTAACGGGTTCGCTCCTGCCATGGAGCATGGCCTATCAGGCATCCTTCAATCTGGTGTGCCTTGCAGTATGGGTCGCGCAACTCGTTAAGCATCCGCAGGGGGACAAAAACGAAGCCTTTCGGATGGTTGGTCTGCTCACGGCAGCCGCACTGGCGCAGTTCAGTTGCTATCTACGCCGCCGCTATTACACGGAGCGCGAAGAGTCGGAGGGGCGGTTGCGCGAGAGCGAAAGCGCGATGCGGCAGATCTTCGATTCCAACACCGACGCGATCACGATCACCGACGCCGCAACTCGCCGCATCGCCGCCGTCAACGCCGAGTTTGTCCGCTCGATCGGATACATGGCCGCAGAGACAATTGGCAAGACGCCATTGGAACTAGTGGCCTGTAACAGTGACATTGGTATCGGAATAGATGCGATGGTTGGGGTCGCGATAGGTCCACTTGATGGGTTTGGGAGCGCGGTTGTAGTGACGGATGTAGCGCATCAGCTTGCGGGCCAAGTCCTTAACCGAG